The nucleotide sequence TACCGCGCAAAGCAGGGTGGCAAGGACACCTTTGTTTTTTTTGAAAACACCCCTGCCGCCGTCAGCTGACAACGCGCTGGCGCATAGCGCCGGTTTGCCCAAACAGCCCCGAGGCCCCGGCAGAGCCCGCCGCTCGCGACAAACTATGGCTGCTGCCGGTTGCGGCGCGAGGGCCCCCACCCGGGCGCTCCGGATGCGCACGGCAGAGCCCGTCACTTGCCCTTTGGGGCCTCGCAGCTGGCCAGACAGCGGCGTACGGCGGCCACATTGGCCGAGGCCATGCCCTTGCGCCACACAAGCTCCGTAACTGCGCTGCCCAGCGGATGCTCAAGGGCATGCACCGACAGCATGCCGTCAGTGCGGCACAGATCGAGCACCGAGGCGGGCACCACCCCCACCCCCATGCCCGCAATAACGCCCCCCACTATGGCGTGGTACGAAGCCAGCTCGACAATGTGCTGCGGTTCCCAGCCATAAGCCCTGAACCAGTTTATTACCCGGTTTCGGTATGCGCAGCCGCCCTGGAAGGCCAGCACCGCCTTGCGCCCGATGTCGTCCGGCGTGTGGATGGGCGGATGGCCGTTGGTGGCGATAAGTACCAGACGCTCCTCAAAGGCCGCTACCCGCTCAAGGCGATCGTCCACTGGGGCGTCGACCACAAATACGGCGTCCAGCTTGTTTTCCAGTATATCGTCGTACAGTGAACGGCTGGTCCCTATGACGAGCTCAAGCTCTATATTGGGGTACTCCGCATGCAGCCGGGCCAGCACTTCGGGCAGCCGGGCCGCCGCCGCGCTTTCCAGCGCGCCGATGCGCAGCCGCCCGCCAGGCTCCATGCCCTTTACGCAAAGCTCCGCCTCATCCATCAAAACGATTATCCTGCGGGCATAGGCATACAGCGTCTGCCCCCTGGCAGTGGGCAACAGGCGCTTTTTTTCACGCAAAAACAGCTGCACGCCCAGGTCTTCCTCCATCTGCATTATCCGCGCGGTAACGCCCGAGGGCACGCGATTGAGCGACTTGGCGGCGTGGCTGATGCTGCCCTTTTCCATTACAGCCATAAATGTACGCAGGTCTGACACTTCCATTTATTCACCATTTGTGACTATTTTTTTCATTTTTATTCATTTGCCATGACAATTATCATTCCATAACCTATGCCGCAAGCCGCCCGCTGCTGCAGGGGAAAAACCCTCACTCCAAATTTTCCCCAGCGGCAGCGGATGAGCTGACAACCCGAACTCAGGAATATTCCATGCGTGCGACCTTGAAACTGCTTTGGCAGACGGCTCTTCTCACTGCCATATACTGGGGCTGCGACCAGATCACCCGCCTGACGGGCATTCCCATACCGGGCAACGTGCTGGGCATCATCGTGCTCTTTGTGCTGCTGCTGACTGGCGTTGTAAAAGAAAGCCACATCAGCACGGCTGCAGAATATTTTCTGCGGCATCTGGTGTTCTTTTTTGTGCCCATTGCTGTGGGGCTCATGCAGTGGGGCGGGGTTTTTTATGATTACGGCTGGGTGCTGGCAGCGGCCATTGTGGGCAGCACGGCCCTGCCGCTGGTGATCGTGGGTTTTATGGCCAGAGGGCTGCGCCGCCGCGCGGCATGCGGACAAAAGACTGAAGGGGAGGATGGGCCATGCAGATCATAAGCATTTTTTTGTGCGTGGCAGGTACGGTACTGGCCTATGCGCTGGTGCGCGGCCTGTACCTGCGCTACAGGCACCCGCTCATCAATATTGTGGCGGGCAGCGCCGCCATAGTCATCGCAGCGCTGCTGGCCTGCGATATCCCTTACGAAACGTACGAGCCGGCCCGCCAGGTCATGACCCTGCTCATCGGCCCGGCCACGGTCAGCCTGGCCCTGCCGCTCTACCGGTACAGACGCCTGCTGGTGCGCAACGCCATGCCCATTATTGCCAGCGTGGGCGCGGGAGCCTTTGCGGCCATGCTTTCGGCGGGTATTCTGGCGAGATGGGGAGGGCTGCCGCAAGACGTGGTGATTTCCATTCTCCCCAAGGGAG is from Desulfovibrio desulfuricans and encodes:
- a CDS encoding LysR family transcriptional regulator; amino-acid sequence: MEVSDLRTFMAVMEKGSISHAAKSLNRVPSGVTARIMQMEEDLGVQLFLREKKRLLPTARGQTLYAYARRIIVLMDEAELCVKGMEPGGRLRIGALESAAAARLPEVLARLHAEYPNIELELVIGTSRSLYDDILENKLDAVFVVDAPVDDRLERVAAFEERLVLIATNGHPPIHTPDDIGRKAVLAFQGGCAYRNRVINWFRAYGWEPQHIVELASYHAIVGGVIAGMGVGVVPASVLDLCRTDGMLSVHALEHPLGSAVTELVWRKGMASANVAAVRRCLASCEAPKGK
- a CDS encoding CidA/LrgA family protein, whose translation is MRATLKLLWQTALLTAIYWGCDQITRLTGIPIPGNVLGIIVLFVLLLTGVVKESHISTAAEYFLRHLVFFFVPIAVGLMQWGGVFYDYGWVLAAAIVGSTALPLVIVGFMARGLRRRAACGQKTEGEDGPCRS
- a CDS encoding LrgB family protein, with protein sequence MQIISIFLCVAGTVLAYALVRGLYLRYRHPLINIVAGSAAIVIAALLACDIPYETYEPARQVMTLLIGPATVSLALPLYRYRRLLVRNAMPIIASVGAGAFAAMLSAGILARWGGLPQDVVISILPKGVSIPFAVEVASMYGGIPSLAAAFVVATGTLGSLFGLWGLNVLRIRDPFARGLTMGTISHAQGTAAALQEGEEQGAMGGLAMILAGILTAALAPAAVWIVLRLPLTP